In Deferribacterota bacterium, the DNA window CCATACAATAGTAAAATCCGGTTCAACTGAAGGTAACGCTATGGATACCGCAAATATTTTAAAGCCCTACCTACTAAAAGGTTCATTTAAATGTATAGGGGCCACAACCTATGAAGAGTATAAAAAATACTTAGAAAAAGACAAGGCTCTTTCTAGACGTTTTCAAAAAATTGAAGTAGAAGAGCCTACAGTCGATGAGGCAAAACAAATCATTAAAAATCTTATCTATTACTATGAGAACTTTCACTCAGTTAAATATACAGAGGGTGCAATTGATAAAGCAGTTGAATTATCACATCACTATATAAAAGATAGATTCTTGCCAGATAAAGCCTTAGATATCATTGATGAAGCAGGTGCATATGTAAAACTAAAGGAAGAAGAGAAAATAGTTAAAGAAAAGCACATAAAGAAAATTGTCACAAGTATCTCTAGAATAAAAATTGAAGAAACAAAGAAGGATGATATAAGCAGTTTAAGCGCTCTAGCTAATAACCTTAAAAAAGAGATATATGGTCAAGATGAGGCAATTGAAAGAGTTGTACAAATAATTAAAACCTCAAAAGCAGGCCTTACGGAAAAGACAAAACCAATAGGTTCATTCCTTTTCTGTGGCCCTACTGGTGTAGGTAAAACTGAGCTAGCTAAAAGACTTGCGCACCATATGCAGATGAATTTTTTACGCTTTGATATGAGTGAATACATGGAAAAACATGCTGTAGCAAAGTTGATCGGCTCACCCCCAGGCTATGTTGGCTATGATGAAGGGGGACAACTTATTGAACAAGTAAAAAGAAATCCCTATTCTGTACTATTATTAGATGAAATAGAAAAGGCTCATCCAGATATATACAACATATTGCTCCAGGTTATGGATTATGCAACACTCACTGATAATGCAGGCAGGAAGGCAGATTTTAGAAATTGTATTATCATAATGACAACAAATGCAGGTGCTAGAGAAATAAACTCAAATAATATAGGCTTTCTAGAAAAAACTGAGAATAATAGAAACACCCAAAATGCAATTAAGAGTGTTTTTAGCCCTGAATTTAGAAACAGGCTAGATTACATTATTACCTT includes these proteins:
- a CDS encoding AAA family ATPase, whose translation is HTIVKSGSTEGNAMDTANILKPYLLKGSFKCIGATTYEEYKKYLEKDKALSRRFQKIEVEEPTVDEAKQIIKNLIYYYENFHSVKYTEGAIDKAVELSHHYIKDRFLPDKALDIIDEAGAYVKLKEEEKIVKEKHIKKIVTSISRIKIEETKKDDISSLSALANNLKKEIYGQDEAIERVVQIIKTSKAGLTEKTKPIGSFLFCGPTGVGKTELAKRLAHHMQMNFLRFDMSEYMEKHAVAKLIGSPPGYVGYDEGGQLIEQVKRNPYSVLLLDEIEKAHPDIYNILLQVMDYATLTDNAGRKADFRNCIIIMTTNAGAREINSNNIGFLEKTENNRNTQNAIKSVFSPEFRNRLDYIITFNKLDIEEIKRIVRKFISELNTMLDEKGVRVRITDRAAEYLAEKGFDKTMGARPIKRLINEQIKVKLSDEILFGRLKNGGSVIIDYDKEICFVVDER